The Blautia obeum ATCC 29174 region CACAGGTTTCAGCACGCCCTCATTCACATAATAGGTCAGCTCCTTTGCGGTTGCCGTAGGGTACAGCTTGAAAAAGGTAGTGAGAAATTCGTTGATTTCCTCTGTGGTGATGGAATCCACCGTACCGTCACTTTGTACCGCTTTTGGCGTATAGCCGGATTTTACGGGAACGCTGGTGATGGTAGGGTTCTGGATAATCGTCAGGTTTCCAGAGCCGTCCACATAGACTGTCACCTGATAGGCGGAACGGACAGTTTTACCGGATTCTCCCTCTGTGATACGCTGTTCCACTGTATAGGTCACTTGATAATGCTGCTCCTTTTCTTCTGTGATTTCCCATATCTGGAAGTCAGTCAGGGCAGACGATACGGGGATGTCCTTTCGGACAGTATCTACATTCAGGGCTTGCAGTTCTCCGGTGAGATACCCTTTTAAAGCATTTGTCCGGTTATCAATGGAAGCGGCGGACTGTTCCCATGAATAGTAGACTTCTGCGAAATTCTTCACAAAATTCTCTATCTTGTGAGTGTCGAGGATTTGTTCCTCAATTACTTTGGTTTCATGGACAGTATGAATGTCTATCGCCGTGAAATTCTTATAGACGGCAAACAGGAAGCTCACCGCCAGCAGCACCCACAGGGCAATCACAGTTTTTTTGTGGGTATTGACTTTGTAAACTTTCAGTTTCTTTTCTTTCTGCTTTTTCTGGTGTTCCTCTTTTCTAATCTGAATCATATCGGTTCATCCTTTCTTATTGTTTGATTCGTCCGGCTCCGGCAAGGTGCTGTTGCCAGTAAGAGCCTGTCAGGTCTGCGTAGCCAATGGGATTTCCGGCATGGTACATCCGGTTATTTCCCACATACAGCCCCACATGGGTGATGTAGGTTCCGGCGTTGTAGGTGGAGTGGAAAAAGACCAAATCCCCTGCTTTTGCTTCGGACAGGGGGATATGCTGCGTCACATTGTACTGTTCCTGTGCTGTCCGTGGCAGGGCGATTCCTGCCTTGCCATAGCACCACTGCACCAGTCCAGAACAGTCAAAGGAAGTGGAGGGGGAATCGCCCCCGTACACATACGTCCAGCCCTCATACTTTAAGGCTTCCTCCATGATAGCCTGTACCGTTTCATCATCAAACTGTGCCACGGTCAGGTATTGCGATACCAAGAGGACATAGAACATATTTCCGTAGGAATACCGCCAGCCCCCGTTTTTCTCTACCGCAACAGGGTTGGTGTAGGTGACTTTCTTTCCGCTGGATTTTTCTCTTGCGAAGCTCTCTGCCAGTTCAAAGGTGTATTTTTTTCCACGTCCTGCCACATAGTCTAGGAAACCGCCGCCGTAGTTGTAGGACTGAATCACACTGTTTAAATCACAGCCCTTTGTTTCTGCCGCTGCGAGCAATTCCGAAAAATATTTGCAGCCCTGCTTGATGGATTCCTCTGTACTAAGGGAGTTTGGGGGAAGCCCCAGAGATTCCGAGGACTGCATAACGTCTTCCAGCGTGCCGCCAGATTCCACCTGAATGATGGCGAGCAGCACATTTAAGTATTCCTCTATGCCATATTCCCTTGCATACTTTTCCAGCATAGGCTTATGGGCGAGGACTTCCTGTGATACGCTCACGCCCCCATAGATAAGGTTTCCGCCGCTTCCTCCGTCTTCCTCATCCGAGAAGACAATCACCACCAAAAGGAGCAGGGAGAACATCATCACAAACACGCCGGAACAGGCGAAGAAAAGGTGTCTTAACTTCATGGTTTCTCCCCTTTCTTCTGTTTGGAAGCCGCTGTTACCGTTTTTGTCCACTCCTTTCTGGCGGTGGTACGCCGGATGGTAAAGTTAGATTCTTTTACCGCAGGGGTAATCCGTTTTCTTTCCGGTATCACAGGAGCCGTATCATTTTGGACAGGTCTTGCCGGACGGGGAGCAGTCGGTGTAACAGTGGGAGCCACCTTTTGTCTTTCATCTGGTTTGTCTGGGGAAGCCGGAGGGACTATCTGGCGTTCTGCCCTTACAGGCGGTGTCTGTTCATGGTGGATGGAAGCAGCCTTTACCACCGGAACCGAAGACCGTTCTGCCACAGTTCCCCCATAAGGAACCTGTCCCCGTTCCCTGATGGATGGGGAAGCTGGCTGCATGGCTGGTTTTTCTGTATGAGCGGTATCTGCACGATTTCGGAAATCTTCTGTCTGCTTTGCAGTAACAGGGCGTTCATGGACAGGAGCCGCCCCTTTGGGGGATTCGGAAGCTGTCATTTGCGGCTGTTTTGCCTGTTCCAGTTCCGCCCTGCGTTCTGCAATGGTCTGTCTGCGGCTTTCTGCCTGTGCGTTCCGCTGTTCGGTTCTGGCAGTTCGGGTCTGGGTCACGCTGGAAGTAAAATCCCGTACTCCCTCTGATACCTGTGTTTTCCCGTGGTAAAGGGCGTACTTTGCATTGACAGGCAAATCCTTTGCCTGCTCCCGAAGCTGTCCGGCAGTATCGGCTATCTTATCTTTGGCATCTGCCACCGCACCTACCGCAGAGCCAGCCCGTTTCCATGCGGATTCCTTTTCCGGTGCTGCCTGCCCGTCTGGTCTGCTGTGGTCTGCCTGTGTCCGTTTGGAAGAGCCGGAGTGGGAAGCAGTTCTCTGGTCTGAGCCAGCCTGTTTCCCTGCGTGGTATGCAGCCGTTCCAGCCCCAAGAGCCGCCACAGAACGTCCTAACTTATGCTGTAAACGGTGCATATGGGCGTGCATGAGCATACGGGGTCTTCGCATGATACGGCTCCCCATGCTTTGGGAATCCCCACTCTGTAAGGAGAACATCCCCATCAAATCCCCCAGCTTGAAATAAATTCCGGCAAAGGTCACTATCTGCAAAAACGCCGTCAGGAAGAACGGATATTCCCCAGACAGGTTGTAGAGCATAGTGGAAATACTGAACGCTACCGTGATAATCAGGGTGATTCCGGCTCTGGTAAGGATGGTGTTGAACAGTTTCGTAATGGCACGCTTTGACATCCCCTCAAAAGAGGGAACCATGCTGAGGAGGAAGCTCACAGGCAGGAACATGGCGTAGATGATAAAAAGCACCTGTGAGAAAATCATTATCCCTGTGAGCAGGAATACAAAAATGGAGATACCGATATTAAAGATAAATAGGAAGAAGACGGTTCCCAAGCGGTTGATGGTCTTTGTGATGGTAAGGTTGGTGTTTTCCCTGTCTTCGATTTCCTCCACCACGATTTCTTCCCTGTCCTGCCCGTTGTTTTCGTCTGGGCTGGTTGATAGCAGGCTTTCCACACGGTCAGACCCAATGCTTTCCACATCCGAGTTGCCGTATTGCAGCAGGAGCCACGGCTGCTTGACCTGAATGGAAAACAGGCTGTCCCGTATCAAATCCACGCTGTCTTTTCCTTGACTTTCCGAGTTCGGCAGCACAATCTTTGTACCAAGGGTCAGGCTGGCATTGCTGATGTCTGCGGAAAATTCATTGATTTTCCCGATATAATCAGGGGCATAGGCGATAAAGGCAGCGGACAGCACGAACACCACCACGAAATTGACAACAGCATGGATGGCTTTTGTGGTTTCCCGTTTGATAAGCCCTGTGTAGGCAACGTAAATCCCCACCACCAGAATGAGAATCAGCAGGAACCCGATATAAAATCCCTCCGAGGACAAGCCGCCTGTGGTAACGCCTGCAAGGGTCTGCATATTTTTTCCGATAGAATCCGCCGTAGAGGAAATGAAGTCCAGCGAGTAGGCTTCCTGAATCAGATACCCCGTGGCGTTGGAAAGGTACAGGCTGATTGTCCAGATAAAATTTGTAATGGCATACAGCCCGTACATCACCTGTTTTCCGATACCGTCCAGCCAGTTCCACGGGAGCCAGTCCCATCCGCTGTCCACATAAAAATCAAGCTGGTAGTTGTCCAGAGGGTATTTGCTGTATTCGTTGGCAGCGTCCACCGTATCATCCACCAGTCCGGCAGCGTGGGCGGCTGTGCCGAAGACTGCAAGCAGCAGGAGGATGAGCAGGAGTGCCAGAAGCACCCTGCCAATCACTTTTCCTGCCATTTTCCAAGACAAGCCCTTTTTTGTGTGATAAGGAACTGTGAATTGCTGTCGGTTGGAAGTTCTATGTATCACCATCATTCCACCTCTTTTCTAACAGGCGGTCTGGTGTCAAAGGCATGGAACAGGTCTTCAAAGATAGGATGGAACTGTATTACCCCCACACGCCCGTACAAATCACTGATAAGGCACTGTCCGTTTTCCAAGTCACGGAGCCGCTTCTGGTTGTTTTCGTCTTCGGAATCCACCCCGAAAAAGGCGAGGGTCTTCTTGATTTCGTTGATGTCCGTGGAGCGGAACGCAAACTTCAAGCCCAGATTGTTTTTCAGCTTTTCATCCAGCAAATCGTCTGTGTTCTGGGTGACAAAGTAAACGCCTGCGTTCATGGCACGTCCGGCACGAACCAGCTTCATGGAGAGGGTTTTGCCCTGTGCTACCTGTAAAAAGCTCCATGCTTCGTCCAAATCCACAATCTTAAATACGCTGCGGTCTGTATGGATGAAGTCGAGGGCAAAGGTGCTGATTACAATGAGCATTGCCACGGAAAGCAGCTCCATTGTGGTGTATTCTTCAAACGAGGTTTCCTTATCCGGCAGCACCAAATCCGCCACTTGAATGATGTTGAGCTGCTTTTCAAGGCTGATGGACTGTGTGACATCCCCATCCGAAAAGAGCAGGTGTGCAAAGTCATAGTCCGTAAAGGATTCGATATGGTCGGCTATGCTGGTGCTGATGGTGGTTCCCTCCGCCCGAAGTTCCTCAATCACTTTGAAAAGCCCCCGTTCCTCACTGTTTGTCACTGCACGAATAGCTTTCCGAAGAACAGGGAACTTTTCCCCGTCACGGCTGGAAATGCCCGTTAAAAAAGTCAGGATGTCGATTGCCAGTGATTCGGAATCCTTTGGGTTCTCCATAATTACATACGGGTCAAGTAAGCCCCTGTTCTGTTCCTCCGAGGTCAGGTTTACGATATTGATTTCATGGGCGATTTCCGGCAGGGTTTCTTTCCAGCGTCCCCGTTCTGCTTTCGGGTCAACAATGAGAGCCTGTGCCCCAAACAATACGGAATAATAGACAATCATGTTGTTGCTGAATGATTTTCCACCGCCGAGGGAGCCGACAAAAGCGGCAGCAAGGGCGTTGGTGACAGAGCCTTTTACCCCTTGACTGGCAAGGGCAGGCTTTAAGTACACGTTTCTTCCTGTATCAAGGCTGTAGCCGATATAAATGCCCTCCGTTTCTCCTAACATCTGGGTTGCCCCGAAGCCAAGACCAGCTAGGAAGTCGCTGGTGACATACTGGATG contains the following coding sequences:
- a CDS encoding conjugal transfer protein, with protein sequence MIQIRKEEHQKKQKEKKLKVYKVNTHKKTVIALWVLLAVSFLFAVYKNFTAIDIHTVHETKVIEEQILDTHKIENFVKNFAEVYYSWEQSAASIDNRTNALKGYLTGELQALNVDTVRKDIPVSSALTDFQIWEITEEKEQHYQVTYTVEQRITEGESGKTVRSAYQVTVYVDGSGNLTIIQNPTITSVPVKSGYTPKAVQSDGTVDSITTEEINEFLTTFFKLYPTATAKELTYYVNEGVLKPVGKEYIFSELVNPVYNRSGNQVTASLAVKYLDNQTMTTQVSQFDLVLEKNGENWKIVK
- a CDS encoding lysozyme family protein encodes the protein MKLRHLFFACSGVFVMMFSLLLLVVIVFSDEEDGGSGGNLIYGGVSVSQEVLAHKPMLEKYAREYGIEEYLNVLLAIIQVESGGTLEDVMQSSESLGLPPNSLSTEESIKQGCKYFSELLAAAETKGCDLNSVIQSYNYGGGFLDYVAGRGKKYTFELAESFAREKSSGKKVTYTNPVAVEKNGGWRYSYGNMFYVLLVSQYLTVAQFDDETVQAIMEEALKYEGWTYVYGGDSPSTSFDCSGLVQWCYGKAGIALPRTAQEQYNVTQHIPLSEAKAGDLVFFHSTYNAGTYITHVGLYVGNNRMYHAGNPIGYADLTGSYWQQHLAGAGRIKQ
- a CDS encoding CD3337/EF1877 family mobilome membrane protein; the encoded protein is MVIHRTSNRQQFTVPYHTKKGLSWKMAGKVIGRVLLALLLILLLLAVFGTAAHAAGLVDDTVDAANEYSKYPLDNYQLDFYVDSGWDWLPWNWLDGIGKQVMYGLYAITNFIWTISLYLSNATGYLIQEAYSLDFISSTADSIGKNMQTLAGVTTGGLSSEGFYIGFLLILILVVGIYVAYTGLIKRETTKAIHAVVNFVVVFVLSAAFIAYAPDYIGKINEFSADISNASLTLGTKIVLPNSESQGKDSVDLIRDSLFSIQVKQPWLLLQYGNSDVESIGSDRVESLLSTSPDENNGQDREEIVVEEIEDRENTNLTITKTINRLGTVFFLFIFNIGISIFVFLLTGIMIFSQVLFIIYAMFLPVSFLLSMVPSFEGMSKRAITKLFNTILTRAGITLIITVAFSISTMLYNLSGEYPFFLTAFLQIVTFAGIYFKLGDLMGMFSLQSGDSQSMGSRIMRRPRMLMHAHMHRLQHKLGRSVAALGAGTAAYHAGKQAGSDQRTASHSGSSKRTQADHSRPDGQAAPEKESAWKRAGSAVGAVADAKDKIADTAGQLREQAKDLPVNAKYALYHGKTQVSEGVRDFTSSVTQTRTARTEQRNAQAESRRQTIAERRAELEQAKQPQMTASESPKGAAPVHERPVTAKQTEDFRNRADTAHTEKPAMQPASPSIRERGQVPYGGTVAERSSVPVVKAASIHHEQTPPVRAERQIVPPASPDKPDERQKVAPTVTPTAPRPARPVQNDTAPVIPERKRITPAVKESNFTIRRTTARKEWTKTVTAASKQKKGEKP
- a CDS encoding ATP-binding protein; translated protein: MAYPIKYIENNLVFNHDGECFAYYELLPYNYSFLSPEQKYQVHDSFRQLIAQNRDGKIHALQISTESSIRAAQERSKQEVTGKLKDVACAKIDAQTEDLISMIGENQVDYRFFIGFKLLVNEQEVTMKQFRREAKTAVSDFLHEVNHKLMGDFVSMSNEEIWRFQKMEKLLENKISRRFKVRRLDKDDFGYLIEHLYGQTGTAYEDYEYYLPKKRFQEETLVKYYDLIKPTRCLIEENQRYLKIEQEDGTVYAAYFTINSIVGELDFPSSEIFYYQQQQFTFPIDTSMNVEIVTNRKALSTVRNKKKELKDLDNHAWQNDSETSTNVVDALDSVNELESTLDQSKESMYKLSYVVRVTAPDLEELKRRCNEVKDFYDDLNVKLVRPFGDMLGLHGEFLPASKRYLNDYIQYVTSDFLAGLGFGATQMLGETEGIYIGYSLDTGRNVYLKPALASQGVKGSVTNALAAAFVGSLGGGKSFSNNMIVYYSVLFGAQALIVDPKAERGRWKETLPEIAHEINIVNLTSEEQNRGLLDPYVIMENPKDSESLAIDILTFLTGISSRDGEKFPVLRKAIRAVTNSEERGLFKVIEELRAEGTTISTSIADHIESFTDYDFAHLLFSDGDVTQSISLEKQLNIIQVADLVLPDKETSFEEYTTMELLSVAMLIVISTFALDFIHTDRSVFKIVDLDEAWSFLQVAQGKTLSMKLVRAGRAMNAGVYFVTQNTDDLLDEKLKNNLGLKFAFRSTDINEIKKTLAFFGVDSEDENNQKRLRDLENGQCLISDLYGRVGVIQFHPIFEDLFHAFDTRPPVRKEVE